CACGGTAAAAGTCAGGTTATGGCCCAGTTTCTTCTTGCAGCGATTCAAGTGCCATGCGCGCTGTCTCATTGCTGGGGTTGAGCGAGAGAGCTTTTTGATAATCGGCTTCGGCATCTTTGTAGCGCGCAAGAGCACGAAACGCTTCAGCACGCCGAACATATACTGCATCGTGCTCTCTGAGCAAAAGTGCGCGTGTGTAGTCCTCCACAGCAAGGTCAAAGCTCTCCAGTCTGAAATACACTTCTGCACGCAGGAAAATAGCCGCAAAATAATCGGGCTTTAAGCGGATGGCTTCGCTAAGGTCATGCAGCGCGCCAATAAGCCGCTGGTCAGCGACGAAAAACTGTGCCCACGCATAATACTCTTCGGCAGAGCTGGGCAACTTTGCGGGGGGAAGCGGTCGCCACACTTCGCCTGAGGGTTGAATTTGACGTGCATTTGGGCTAAGGTCAGGCACAGGAATACCTAGCGTTGCAGTGGTCATTTGCGGAGCTTGTGCCGCAGGATTGGGAGGGCTGTAGCCCGATGGCAACTGTGCATTGCGTGCCGCATAGATGGCTTCCTCACGAATACGATTGAGGTTTTCGGCTATCACTTGCTCTTTTGTGGGCAAAAGCGAAATAGGCACTTTGACCAGTTCC
The sequence above is a segment of the Chloroherpetonaceae bacterium genome. Coding sequences within it:
- a CDS encoding tetratricopeptide repeat protein; translation: MRVSVVATITGLLIAACHVSSVWAQVRPPKPEEPKRILLQTEPLESEWLKPKRLSPSVIQSEMPLLKKVKPFYPPPKDWWILELVKVPISLLPTKEQVIAENLNRIREEAIYAARNAQLPSGYSPPNPAAQAPQMTTATLGIPVPDLSPNARQIQPSGEVWRPLPPAKLPSSAEEYYAWAQFFVADQRLIGALHDLSEAIRLKPDYFAAIFLRAEVYFRLESFDLAVEDYTRALLLREHDAVYVRRAEAFRALARYKDAEADYQKALSLNPSNETARMALESLQEETGP